A stretch of the Acyrthosiphon pisum isolate AL4f chromosome A2, pea_aphid_22Mar2018_4r6ur, whole genome shotgun sequence genome encodes the following:
- the LOC100164485 gene encoding solute carrier family 22 member 4 isoform X1 produces MSKRKCNPILEMFNKKQKKDQNDVNHHLASLSLVKSVKNQELQLEKYIIFEGKGDEEELKYQEVNSGEIMDLDEILSNFGLGSYQVTICALMGLVLMYSNVSPLSYAITASDLKYRCEVPQCDFENPIYDPVWLNRVVPFKEKNIQPYKCLKYHYRQTNESDVSANNTCNFEAFDVNSKEKCNKWVFGETERTIVNDFGIMCEENKWKLSMVGTVNSIGQFVGIPLAGFISDKYGRKFILIIGSVSSAILGTVRSFTTDYYSFLLFELLDSIASSGVYAATFVLGLELVSPESRATVSTLMGCFYPMGAVIMGFAAYMILDWRIMLRVLYLPGLLILGYAWYVPESMRWLQTQNRIEEMAKVLSKVAESNGKTLPPSVKEALIANTKANANPTNEADEHQLSCSRLMSKIFSSKEIFLRLINCSFCWTTITLVYYGLSLTSVEFSGNKYLNFMLVNIVEVPAFLTSWYFMEHFSRRNTQAFSFLFSGIGCIMVNLIPTDYLSVKLFLFLSSKYAITMAFNTMYVFTAEMFPTELRMSLFGIASMFGRMGSMFAPQMSLLGAYFGQYVPILLFGIISFVAGALAFLFPETKDQKLPDTVKQAEFVGEV; encoded by the exons tACCAAGAAGTGAATTCCGGAGAAATAATGGATTTAGACGAGATCCTAAGCAACTTTGGATTGGGCTCATATCAAGTGACCATCTGTGCTCTAATGGGGCTCGTGCTCATGTACTCAAACGTATCACCGCTTAGTTACGCCATTACAGCCAGTGACCTTAAATACAG ATGTGAAGTTCCGCAATGTGACTTCGAAAATCCGATTTACGATCCGGTCTGGTTGAACCGAGTAGTACCTTTCAAAGAAAAGAACATACAGCCATACAAATGCCTCAAGTACCACTACCGGCAAACCAACGAGTCGGACGTCTCTGCCAATAATACGTGTAATTTCGAAGCATTCGATGTTAATTCGAAAGAGAAGTGCAACAAATGGGTGTTTGGCGAAACGGAAAGAACGATAGTGAACGAT TTTGGTATTATGTGCGAGGAAAACAAATGGAAACTCAGTATGGTGGGAACCGTCAACAGCATTGGTCAGTTCGTCGGCATTCCTTTAGCAGGATTTATTTCGGACAA GTATGGACGCAAGTTTATCTTGATTATAGGGTCAGTTTCGTCGGCCATACTCGGCACTGTCCGGTCCTTCACTACTGATTACTATTCATTCCTCCTCTTCGAACTTTTGGATTCCATCGCGTCCAGTGGAGTGTATGCAGCCACGTTTGTATTAG gTCTAGAATTAGTCAGTCCGGAATCCCGGGCTACCGTCAGTACTCTGATGGGCTGTTTCTATCCTATGGGCGCGGTTATCATGGGCTTCGCAGCTTATATGATTCTCGATTGGCGGATAATGCTCAGGGTACTCTACTTGCCCGGACTACTCATATTAGGATATGCTTG GTACGTGCCAGAGTCTATGCGATGGCTTCAAACGCAAAACCGAATCGAAGAAATGGCCAAGGTTCTGTCAAAAGTTGCCGAATCCAATGGAAAAACCCTGCCGCCTAGCGTCAAAGAAGCACTGATCGCCAACACCAAAGCCAACGCCAACCCAACGAAcgag GCGGACGAACATCAATTGTCCTGTAGTAGATtaatgagtaaaatatttagttcaaAGGAGATTTTCCTGCGGCTGATCAACTGTTCGTTTTGCTG GACAACGATTACGTTAGTTTATTACGGCCTCTCGTTAACTTCTGTGGAGTTCTCCGGTAACAAATACTTGAACTTTATGCTTGTAAACATTGTAGAAGTACCAGCGTTTTTGACATCATGGTACTTTATGGAACACTTTTCCAGACGAAATACCCAAGCGTTTTCATTCCTCTTCAGTGGCATCGGATGTATTATGGTCAACTTAATACCTACGG ATTATTTATCGGTGAAACTGTTCTTGTTCTTGAGCAGCAAGTACGCCATCACCATGGCATTTAATACCATGTACGTGTTCACTGCAGAGATGTTCCCCACCGAACTGCGTATGTCACTGTTCGGCATAGCTTCCATGTTTGGTCGAATGGGTTCCATGTTCGCTCCACAAATGTCGTTGTTG gGCGCCTATTTTGGACAATACGTGCCGATCTTGTTGTTCGGAATCATATCGTTTGTGGCCGGGGCGTTAGCTTTCTTGTTCCCGGAAACAAAAGATCAAAAGTTACCCGATACAGTAAAACAAGCTGAATTCGTCGGAGAGGTCTAA
- the LOC100164485 gene encoding solute carrier family 22 member 21 isoform X2 codes for MDLDEILSNFGLGSYQVTICALMGLVLMYSNVSPLSYAITASDLKYRCEVPQCDFENPIYDPVWLNRVVPFKEKNIQPYKCLKYHYRQTNESDVSANNTCNFEAFDVNSKEKCNKWVFGETERTIVNDFGIMCEENKWKLSMVGTVNSIGQFVGIPLAGFISDKYGRKFILIIGSVSSAILGTVRSFTTDYYSFLLFELLDSIASSGVYAATFVLGLELVSPESRATVSTLMGCFYPMGAVIMGFAAYMILDWRIMLRVLYLPGLLILGYAWYVPESMRWLQTQNRIEEMAKVLSKVAESNGKTLPPSVKEALIANTKANANPTNEADEHQLSCSRLMSKIFSSKEIFLRLINCSFCWTTITLVYYGLSLTSVEFSGNKYLNFMLVNIVEVPAFLTSWYFMEHFSRRNTQAFSFLFSGIGCIMVNLIPTDYLSVKLFLFLSSKYAITMAFNTMYVFTAEMFPTELRMSLFGIASMFGRMGSMFAPQMSLLGAYFGQYVPILLFGIISFVAGALAFLFPETKDQKLPDTVKQAEFVGEV; via the exons ATGGATTTAGACGAGATCCTAAGCAACTTTGGATTGGGCTCATATCAAGTGACCATCTGTGCTCTAATGGGGCTCGTGCTCATGTACTCAAACGTATCACCGCTTAGTTACGCCATTACAGCCAGTGACCTTAAATACAG ATGTGAAGTTCCGCAATGTGACTTCGAAAATCCGATTTACGATCCGGTCTGGTTGAACCGAGTAGTACCTTTCAAAGAAAAGAACATACAGCCATACAAATGCCTCAAGTACCACTACCGGCAAACCAACGAGTCGGACGTCTCTGCCAATAATACGTGTAATTTCGAAGCATTCGATGTTAATTCGAAAGAGAAGTGCAACAAATGGGTGTTTGGCGAAACGGAAAGAACGATAGTGAACGAT TTTGGTATTATGTGCGAGGAAAACAAATGGAAACTCAGTATGGTGGGAACCGTCAACAGCATTGGTCAGTTCGTCGGCATTCCTTTAGCAGGATTTATTTCGGACAA GTATGGACGCAAGTTTATCTTGATTATAGGGTCAGTTTCGTCGGCCATACTCGGCACTGTCCGGTCCTTCACTACTGATTACTATTCATTCCTCCTCTTCGAACTTTTGGATTCCATCGCGTCCAGTGGAGTGTATGCAGCCACGTTTGTATTAG gTCTAGAATTAGTCAGTCCGGAATCCCGGGCTACCGTCAGTACTCTGATGGGCTGTTTCTATCCTATGGGCGCGGTTATCATGGGCTTCGCAGCTTATATGATTCTCGATTGGCGGATAATGCTCAGGGTACTCTACTTGCCCGGACTACTCATATTAGGATATGCTTG GTACGTGCCAGAGTCTATGCGATGGCTTCAAACGCAAAACCGAATCGAAGAAATGGCCAAGGTTCTGTCAAAAGTTGCCGAATCCAATGGAAAAACCCTGCCGCCTAGCGTCAAAGAAGCACTGATCGCCAACACCAAAGCCAACGCCAACCCAACGAAcgag GCGGACGAACATCAATTGTCCTGTAGTAGATtaatgagtaaaatatttagttcaaAGGAGATTTTCCTGCGGCTGATCAACTGTTCGTTTTGCTG GACAACGATTACGTTAGTTTATTACGGCCTCTCGTTAACTTCTGTGGAGTTCTCCGGTAACAAATACTTGAACTTTATGCTTGTAAACATTGTAGAAGTACCAGCGTTTTTGACATCATGGTACTTTATGGAACACTTTTCCAGACGAAATACCCAAGCGTTTTCATTCCTCTTCAGTGGCATCGGATGTATTATGGTCAACTTAATACCTACGG ATTATTTATCGGTGAAACTGTTCTTGTTCTTGAGCAGCAAGTACGCCATCACCATGGCATTTAATACCATGTACGTGTTCACTGCAGAGATGTTCCCCACCGAACTGCGTATGTCACTGTTCGGCATAGCTTCCATGTTTGGTCGAATGGGTTCCATGTTCGCTCCACAAATGTCGTTGTTG gGCGCCTATTTTGGACAATACGTGCCGATCTTGTTGTTCGGAATCATATCGTTTGTGGCCGGGGCGTTAGCTTTCTTGTTCCCGGAAACAAAAGATCAAAAGTTACCCGATACAGTAAAACAAGCTGAATTCGTCGGAGAGGTCTAA